A genomic stretch from Candidatus Methanomassiliicoccus intestinalis Issoire-Mx1 includes:
- a CDS encoding DUF3800 domain-containing protein, with amino-acid sequence MDSRKKLLNPAEKTRSHKDAKNYVVLIDESGDLGKSPMSDPYLVFAASVTDKPEEYVRIAGSQPQNSSKYNKAGSELKFNRSSRKVRMEILDEISKLDPDIYAAAVLKSSPRWGEKGKMYRKALSEFAEFILEDSDDKQYYFLLDEHTAISPEKDPDLGCRICRRAASKKKKTIGCQIVSSKDTKSLQTHDFVVGAIGSAYNKNDDRYVKKLKKIKYKEGEAYAAKPNK; translated from the coding sequence GTGGATTCTAGGAAAAAATTATTAAATCCAGCAGAAAAGACTCGATCACATAAAGACGCTAAAAACTATGTCGTTCTTATCGATGAGTCTGGAGATCTGGGGAAATCTCCAATGTCTGATCCATATCTGGTATTTGCAGCCAGTGTCACAGACAAACCAGAAGAATATGTTAGAATTGCTGGTTCACAACCTCAGAACAGCAGTAAATACAATAAAGCCGGCTCTGAGCTTAAATTCAACAGGTCATCCCGTAAAGTAAGAATGGAAATATTGGATGAGATCTCTAAATTAGATCCGGATATCTATGCAGCCGCTGTCTTAAAATCAAGCCCCCGGTGGGGAGAAAAAGGAAAAATGTACAGAAAGGCTCTGAGTGAGTTTGCTGAGTTTATACTTGAGGATTCAGACGACAAGCAGTACTATTTCTTGCTGGATGAGCATACAGCAATAAGTCCAGAAAAGGATCCAGATTTAGGATGCAGAATATGCAGAAGAGCAGCATCTAAAAAGAAAAAAACCATCGGTTGTCAGATAGTAAGCTCTAAAGATACGAAATCTCTCCAAACGCACGATTTTGTTGTTGGCGCGATCGGCAGCGCATATAATAAAAATGACGACAGATATGTTAAAAAACTTAAAAAAATCAAGTATAAAGAAGGTGAAGCCTACGCGGCGAAACCAAATAAATGA